One Streptomyces lincolnensis genomic region harbors:
- a CDS encoding type Z 30S ribosomal protein S14, with product MAKKALIAKAARKPKFGVRAYTRCQRCGRPHSVYRKFGLCRVCLREMAHRGELPGVTKSSW from the coding sequence GCTCTGATTGCCAAGGCTGCTCGTAAGCCCAAGTTCGGTGTGCGTGCGTACACCCGCTGCCAGCGCTGCGGCCGTCCGCACTCCGTGTACCGCAAGTTCGGCCTGTGCCGCGTGTGCCTTCGTGAGATGGCTCACCGTGGCGAGCTGCCGGGCGTGACCAAGAGCTCCTGGTAG